The Flavobacterium jumunjinense genome includes a region encoding these proteins:
- a CDS encoding TerC/Alx family metal homeostasis membrane protein yields the protein MDSLINHPVILTVFAVVIFAMLLLDLGVLNKKSHVISNKEAAFWSVLWISLAMGFSGIIYNYMGFEKFAQFQGAYWIEKALSVDNLFVFILVFGYFNVAKESQHKVLFWGVLGALFFRAIFIFSGVWILNYTYLPEISLLGHTAKINYLLTIFGIILIVAGIKSWFSDSGDDGEKDFSKSPGSKLVHRFFKVSPKFDGDKFFTIQNGIKMATPLLVVVTIIEFTDLLFAVDSIPAIFAIAPDDPFILYTSNIFAILGLRSLYFLLANFMYMFSRLHYGLALILGFIGVKMIIAPFFHISSLASLAVVGGVLAISVIWSVVFPIEK from the coding sequence GTTCTTAACAAAAAAAGTCATGTGATTTCAAACAAAGAAGCTGCTTTTTGGTCTGTTTTATGGATTTCATTAGCAATGGGTTTTAGTGGAATCATATACAACTATATGGGATTCGAAAAATTTGCACAATTTCAAGGAGCCTATTGGATAGAAAAAGCATTGTCTGTAGATAATTTATTTGTCTTTATATTAGTTTTTGGTTACTTTAATGTAGCAAAGGAATCTCAACATAAAGTACTGTTTTGGGGAGTTTTAGGGGCTTTATTTTTTAGAGCAATATTTATATTTTCAGGTGTATGGATACTCAATTACACTTATTTACCAGAAATATCACTTCTTGGTCATACCGCTAAGATAAACTACCTATTAACTATTTTTGGAATCATCCTAATTGTTGCCGGTATAAAATCTTGGTTTAGCGACAGTGGAGACGATGGCGAAAAAGATTTTTCAAAAAGTCCAGGCTCGAAACTTGTCCACCGATTCTTCAAAGTAAGTCCGAAATTTGATGGAGATAAGTTTTTCACCATACAAAATGGAATAAAAATGGCAACTCCATTACTTGTAGTAGTTACCATAATAGAATTTACAGATTTATTATTTGCTGTTGACAGTATTCCTGCAATATTTGCAATTGCACCAGATGATCCTTTCATTCTTTATACATCTAACATTTTTGCAATATTAGGATTGCGTTCTTTATATTTCCTTTTAGCTAATTTCATGTACATGTTTAGTCGCTTGCATTATGGATTAGCTTTAATTCTAGGATTTATAGGTGTGAAAATGATTATCGCACCATTTTTCCATATATCCTCTTTAGCTTCGCTAGCAGTTGTTGGTGGTGTTTTAGCAATATCTGTCATTTGGTCTGTAGTATTTCCAATTGAAAAATAG
- a CDS encoding sigma-54-dependent transcriptional regulator, producing the protein MPKILIIEDDNTFNNMLLHFLKRHDYEVVQTFTANEALDQVELHSFDIILSDLRLPDIDGLTLLSILKERQKNTPFILMTAYADVKTAVKAMKIGAADYISKPFVPEEALLVLQKIISNSKTENKEIIVVEKEKIEIPTSGYYWGNGIASITLKKHIDLVAPTTLSVLITGENGTGKEVAAKTIHDKSNRHKGPFVAVDCGAIPKDIASSEFFGHIKGSFTGAINDKIGCFEAANDGTLFLDEIGNLSYENQILLLRAIQERKIKKIGSNKEIDINIRLITATNENLKNAVENGNFREDLFHRLNEFSVQIPALRDRKEDLEAFSYLFLEKAAIQLEKNVTKISKDALTIFYQYHWPGNLRELQNYIKRATLLSAEDTIEVNSLPEELTSSEKQENNFQFGLKDVAEKAAITNALSIAKGNKSRAAELLGISRKTLYNKINQYELT; encoded by the coding sequence ATGCCAAAGATATTAATCATTGAAGATGATAATACTTTCAACAACATGCTTTTACACTTTCTAAAGCGTCATGATTATGAAGTTGTACAAACGTTTACTGCGAATGAAGCTCTAGACCAAGTTGAACTTCATTCCTTTGACATAATTCTTTCTGACTTACGCTTACCCGATATTGATGGATTAACTTTACTTTCTATTTTAAAAGAAAGACAAAAAAACACCCCATTTATATTAATGACTGCCTATGCAGACGTAAAAACAGCAGTTAAAGCAATGAAAATTGGTGCTGCTGACTACATTTCTAAACCTTTTGTTCCTGAAGAAGCTTTGCTAGTGTTGCAGAAAATTATTTCAAATTCTAAAACAGAAAACAAAGAAATCATTGTAGTAGAAAAAGAAAAAATAGAAATTCCAACATCAGGTTATTATTGGGGAAATGGAATTGCTTCTATTACTTTAAAAAAACATATTGATCTAGTTGCTCCAACAACTCTTTCTGTTTTAATAACAGGAGAAAACGGAACAGGTAAAGAAGTAGCTGCAAAAACAATACACGACAAAAGCAACCGACACAAAGGTCCGTTTGTAGCTGTAGATTGTGGAGCAATTCCTAAAGATATTGCTAGCAGTGAATTTTTCGGGCATATTAAAGGTTCGTTTACTGGTGCTATTAATGACAAAATTGGGTGTTTTGAAGCGGCTAATGATGGAACACTCTTTTTGGACGAAATAGGTAATTTATCCTATGAAAATCAGATTCTTCTTTTGAGAGCGATTCAAGAAAGGAAAATTAAAAAAATTGGATCAAACAAAGAGATTGACATTAATATACGTTTGATTACTGCAACAAATGAAAATCTAAAAAATGCTGTTGAAAATGGCAACTTTAGAGAAGATTTATTTCATAGATTAAATGAGTTTTCTGTACAAATTCCTGCTTTGAGAGATAGGAAAGAAGATTTAGAAGCATTTTCGTATTTATTCTTAGAAAAAGCTGCAATTCAATTAGAAAAAAATGTGACAAAAATATCCAAAGATGCTTTAACTATTTTTTATCAATACCATTGGCCTGGAAACCTTAGAGAGCTACAAAATTACATCAAAAGAGCCACGCTTTTAAGCGCAGAAGACACTATTGAAGTAAATAGTTTGCCCGAAGAACTAACCTCGTCAGAAAAACAAGAAAACAATTTTCAATTTGGATTAAAAGATGTTGCTGAAAAAGCTGCAATAACCAATGCTTTGTCCATTGCTAAAGGCAATAAGTCTAGAGCAGCTGAGCTCTTAGGTATTTCTAGAAAAACATTATACAACAAAATCAATCAATATGAATTAACATAA